A region of Peromyscus maniculatus bairdii isolate BWxNUB_F1_BW_parent chromosome 7, HU_Pman_BW_mat_3.1, whole genome shotgun sequence DNA encodes the following proteins:
- the LOC102917876 gene encoding olfactory receptor 7E178-like isoform X2 gives MRFSDDPELQPTIFGLFLSMYLVTVLGNLLIILAVSCDSRLHTPMYFFLCNLSLADICFISTTVPKMIVNIQTNSKEIVYVGCLTQMSFLILFGCMDGMLLTVMAYDRFVAVCHPLHYSLIMSPRLCGFLVFLSLFVSLVDSQAHNLIALQIIYFKDVAISNFFCDPAQLLNLACFDTLINNIVMYFVGAISGLLPISGIFFSYYKIVFSILRIPSSGGRYKAFSTCGSHLSVICLFYGTAIGVYLGSAVSHSPRNIAVASLMYTVVTPMLNPFIYSLRNKDIKRAVKRLHSRIV, from the coding sequence ATGAGATTCTCTGATGATCCAGAACTGCAGCCCACCATCTTTGGACTGTTCCTGTCCATGTATCTGGTCACAGTGCTTGGGAACCTGCTCATCATCCTGGCTGTCAGCTGTGATTCCCGCCTCCACACCcccatgtatttcttcctctGCAACCTGTCCTTAGCTGACATCTGTTTTATCTCCACCACAGTCCCAAAGATGATTGTGAACATCCAAACTAACAGCAAAGAAATCGTCTATGTGGGCTGCCTTACACAGATGTCATTTTTGATCCTTTTTGGATGTATGGATGGCATGCTTCTGACCGTGATGGCCTATGATAGGTTTGTGGCTGTCTGTCACCCTCTGCATTACTCACTCATCATGAGTCCTCGCCTCTGTGGCTTTTTAGTTTTCCTGTCTCTTTTTGTCAGTCTTGTGGATTCTCAGGCACACAACCTCATTGCCTTACAAATCATATACTTCAAAGATGTAGCAATTTCCAATTTCTTCTGTGACCCTGCACAACTCCTTAATCTTGCCTGCTTTGACACATTGATTAATAACATAGTCATGTATTTTGTTGGTGCCATATCTGGTTTGCTTCCTAtctctggaattttcttttcttactataAAATTGTTTTCTCCATTCTGAGAATACCATCATCAGGAGGGAGGTATAAAGCCTTCTCCACTTGTGGTTCTCATCTGtcagtcatttgtttattttatggaaCAGCCATTGGCGTATACCTTGGTTCAGCTGTATCACATTCTCCAAGAAATATTGCGGTGGCCTCACTGATGTACACTGTGGTCACACCTATGCTGAATCCTTTCATTTACAGCCTGAGGAACAAGGACATTAAAAGAGCAGTGAAAAGACTCCACAGCAGAATAGTGTAA
- the LOC102917876 gene encoding olfactory receptor 7E178-like isoform X1: MIKLKLQNLTHVSEFHLMRFSDDPELQPTIFGLFLSMYLVTVLGNLLIILAVSCDSRLHTPMYFFLCNLSLADICFISTTVPKMIVNIQTNSKEIVYVGCLTQMSFLILFGCMDGMLLTVMAYDRFVAVCHPLHYSLIMSPRLCGFLVFLSLFVSLVDSQAHNLIALQIIYFKDVAISNFFCDPAQLLNLACFDTLINNIVMYFVGAISGLLPISGIFFSYYKIVFSILRIPSSGGRYKAFSTCGSHLSVICLFYGTAIGVYLGSAVSHSPRNIAVASLMYTVVTPMLNPFIYSLRNKDIKRAVKRLHSRIV, translated from the coding sequence AACTACAAAACCTAACACATGTCTCAGAATTCCATCTCATGAGATTCTCTGATGATCCAGAACTGCAGCCCACCATCTTTGGACTGTTCCTGTCCATGTATCTGGTCACAGTGCTTGGGAACCTGCTCATCATCCTGGCTGTCAGCTGTGATTCCCGCCTCCACACCcccatgtatttcttcctctGCAACCTGTCCTTAGCTGACATCTGTTTTATCTCCACCACAGTCCCAAAGATGATTGTGAACATCCAAACTAACAGCAAAGAAATCGTCTATGTGGGCTGCCTTACACAGATGTCATTTTTGATCCTTTTTGGATGTATGGATGGCATGCTTCTGACCGTGATGGCCTATGATAGGTTTGTGGCTGTCTGTCACCCTCTGCATTACTCACTCATCATGAGTCCTCGCCTCTGTGGCTTTTTAGTTTTCCTGTCTCTTTTTGTCAGTCTTGTGGATTCTCAGGCACACAACCTCATTGCCTTACAAATCATATACTTCAAAGATGTAGCAATTTCCAATTTCTTCTGTGACCCTGCACAACTCCTTAATCTTGCCTGCTTTGACACATTGATTAATAACATAGTCATGTATTTTGTTGGTGCCATATCTGGTTTGCTTCCTAtctctggaattttcttttcttactataAAATTGTTTTCTCCATTCTGAGAATACCATCATCAGGAGGGAGGTATAAAGCCTTCTCCACTTGTGGTTCTCATCTGtcagtcatttgtttattttatggaaCAGCCATTGGCGTATACCTTGGTTCAGCTGTATCACATTCTCCAAGAAATATTGCGGTGGCCTCACTGATGTACACTGTGGTCACACCTATGCTGAATCCTTTCATTTACAGCCTGAGGAACAAGGACATTAAAAGAGCAGTGAAAAGACTCCACAGCAGAATAGTGTAA